In the genome of Magnolia sinica isolate HGM2019 chromosome 2, MsV1, whole genome shotgun sequence, one region contains:
- the LOC131231799 gene encoding transcription factor MYB124-like isoform X1 has protein sequence MKPVEEAPKQKYRHIVTWTPQEDDILREQIRIHGTESWTAIAGRFKDKTSRQCRRRWYTYLSSDCKKGGWSPEEDMILCEAQKIFGNRWTEIAKVVTGRTDNAVKNRFTTLCKKRAKHEALSKENGNVYINANNKRVILDNGCAAAGTYESTTPLKKIRTHVSDPTENCNMKSVGGCGTEKQQMLRPPLAALVQNLNKGRSHPTHQHVLDKVKMALNDVSNNKDRGILIRRDDPKMTALMQQAELLSSLALKVNTDNTDQSLENAWKELQDFLIQTEESELLRCKILEMDFLLEGFKDLVQDMKGGSTGSRLSWRQPDLHEESQGSSEYSTGSTHQWHSVGELIEGNQAEECSLNHNINTGTNRNNREVEISGGCGDGFCCSMDAAQEAILPSCDEPRDNDGIVSAISNTDFNSPLQMFQSFGEGIPSPKFSDSERHFLLRTLGLASPSATNVNTNPSCKRALHHSL, from the exons ATGAAGCCGGTCGAAGAAGCTCCCAAGCAGAAGTATCGGCACATCGTTACATGGACGccgcag GAGGACGATATTCTCCGAGAGCAGATTAGGATTCATGGGACCGAGAG CTGGACGGCTATTGCAGGGCGGTTCAAAGATAAAACAAGCAGGCAGTGCCGGAGAAG ATGGTATACATACTTGAGTTCTGATTGCAAGAAAGGAGGGTGGTCACCAGAAGAAGACATGATCTTATGCGAG GCACAGAAGATATTTGGTAACAGATGGACTGAAATTGCAAAGGTGGTCACAGGCAG AACGGACAATGCAGTGAAGAACCGCTTCACGACCCTCTGCAAGAAACGTGCAAAACATGAGGCTTTGTCAAAGGAGAACGGCAACGTATACATCAATGCAAACAACAAGAGGGTTATACTCGATAATGGATGTGCTGCAGCTGGAACGTATGAATCAACCACACCCCTCAAGAAGATCAG GACCCATGTCTCGGATCCCACAGAAAATTGCAACATGAAATCGGTAGGTGGATGTGGAACCGAGAAACAGCAGATGTTAAGACCTCCACTTGCAGCACTGGTTCAGAACTTGAACAAAGGGAGAAGCCACCCAACTCACCAACATGTTCTCGACAAAGTTAAGATGGCCTTGAATGATG TTTCAAACAACAAGGATCGAGGAATATTAATTAGAAGGGATGATCCGAAGATGACTGCATTGATGCAGCAAGCAGAACTCCTCAGCTCTCTTGCTCTGAAAGTTAACACAGATAACACAGATCAGAGTCTTGAGAATGCTTGGAAG GAACTCCAAGATTTCTTAATCCAAACCGAAGAGAGCGAACTTCTGAGATGCAAGATCCTTGAAATGGATTTTCTACTCGAAGGCTTCAAGGACTTGGTACAGGACATGAAGGGTGGAAGCACAGGAAGTCGGCTATCGTGGAG GCAACCTGATCTGCATGAGGAGTCTCAGGGCAGTTCTGAATACAGCACTGGGTCGACTCACCAGTGGCATTCTGTTGGTGAATTAATAGAGGGAAATCAAGCTGAGGAATGCTCGCTAAACCACAACATCAACACTGGGACAAACCGAAATAACAGAGAAGTAGAGATTAGTGGTGGTTGTGGAGATGGGTTTTGTTGCAGCATGGATGCTGCCCAAG AGGCAATCTTGCCATCTTGTGATGAACCCAGAGACAATGACGGAATTGTTTCAGCAATATCAAATACAGATTTCAATTCCCCTCTCCAAATGTTTCAGTCCTTTGGAGAAGGGATTCCAAGCCCAAAATTTTCAGACAGT GAGAGGCACTTCCTGCTGAGGACACTCGGATTGGCATCCCCATCCGCCACTAATGTGAACACCAACCCCTCCTGCAAAAGAGCACTCCACCACAGTCTCTAA
- the LOC131231799 gene encoding transcription factor MYB124-like isoform X2 — MQAQKIFGNRWTEIAKVVTGRTDNAVKNRFTTLCKKRAKHEALSKENGNVYINANNKRVILDNGCAAAGTYESTTPLKKIRTHVSDPTENCNMKSVGGCGTEKQQMLRPPLAALVQNLNKGRSHPTHQHVLDKVKMALNDVSNNKDRGILIRRDDPKMTALMQQAELLSSLALKVNTDNTDQSLENAWKELQDFLIQTEESELLRCKILEMDFLLEGFKDLVQDMKGGSTGSRLSWRQPDLHEESQGSSEYSTGSTHQWHSVGELIEGNQAEECSLNHNINTGTNRNNREVEISGGCGDGFCCSMDAAQEAILPSCDEPRDNDGIVSAISNTDFNSPLQMFQSFGEGIPSPKFSDSERHFLLRTLGLASPSATNVNTNPSCKRALHHSL, encoded by the exons ATGCAGGCACAGAAGATATTTGGTAACAGATGGACTGAAATTGCAAAGGTGGTCACAGGCAG AACGGACAATGCAGTGAAGAACCGCTTCACGACCCTCTGCAAGAAACGTGCAAAACATGAGGCTTTGTCAAAGGAGAACGGCAACGTATACATCAATGCAAACAACAAGAGGGTTATACTCGATAATGGATGTGCTGCAGCTGGAACGTATGAATCAACCACACCCCTCAAGAAGATCAG GACCCATGTCTCGGATCCCACAGAAAATTGCAACATGAAATCGGTAGGTGGATGTGGAACCGAGAAACAGCAGATGTTAAGACCTCCACTTGCAGCACTGGTTCAGAACTTGAACAAAGGGAGAAGCCACCCAACTCACCAACATGTTCTCGACAAAGTTAAGATGGCCTTGAATGATG TTTCAAACAACAAGGATCGAGGAATATTAATTAGAAGGGATGATCCGAAGATGACTGCATTGATGCAGCAAGCAGAACTCCTCAGCTCTCTTGCTCTGAAAGTTAACACAGATAACACAGATCAGAGTCTTGAGAATGCTTGGAAG GAACTCCAAGATTTCTTAATCCAAACCGAAGAGAGCGAACTTCTGAGATGCAAGATCCTTGAAATGGATTTTCTACTCGAAGGCTTCAAGGACTTGGTACAGGACATGAAGGGTGGAAGCACAGGAAGTCGGCTATCGTGGAG GCAACCTGATCTGCATGAGGAGTCTCAGGGCAGTTCTGAATACAGCACTGGGTCGACTCACCAGTGGCATTCTGTTGGTGAATTAATAGAGGGAAATCAAGCTGAGGAATGCTCGCTAAACCACAACATCAACACTGGGACAAACCGAAATAACAGAGAAGTAGAGATTAGTGGTGGTTGTGGAGATGGGTTTTGTTGCAGCATGGATGCTGCCCAAG AGGCAATCTTGCCATCTTGTGATGAACCCAGAGACAATGACGGAATTGTTTCAGCAATATCAAATACAGATTTCAATTCCCCTCTCCAAATGTTTCAGTCCTTTGGAGAAGGGATTCCAAGCCCAAAATTTTCAGACAGT GAGAGGCACTTCCTGCTGAGGACACTCGGATTGGCATCCCCATCCGCCACTAATGTGAACACCAACCCCTCCTGCAAAAGAGCACTCCACCACAGTCTCTAA
- the LOC131231813 gene encoding UDP-galactose/UDP-glucose transporter 3-like, which translates to MEGNATGIGRVLVLAFCVAGIWSAYISQGVLQETLSTKRFGPDGKRFEHLSFLNLVQNVICFLWSLIMIKLWSRSTRGAPWWSYWSASITNTIGPAMGIEALKYISYPAQVLAKSSKMIPVMLMGTIVYGIKYTFPEYVCTLLVAGGVSAFALLKTSSKTISKLAHPNAPLGYGLCFLNLALDGFTNATQDSITARYPKTSAWDIMLGMNLWGTIYNVIYMFGSPWGSGFEAVHFCRQHPEAAWDIFLFCLCGAVGQNFIFLTISRFGSLANTTITTTRKFVSIVVSSLLSGNPLSAKQWGSVVMVFSGLSYQIYLKWRKLQKKKKKAT; encoded by the exons ATGGAAGGCAACGCCACCGGAATCGGCCGAGTTCTGGTGTTGGCCTTCTGCGTCGCTGGGATCTGGTCGGCGTATATCTCGCAAGGCGTTCTTCAGGAAACTCT GTCCACCAAACGATTTGGCCCAGATGGGAAGCGGTTCGAACATCTGTCATTTTTGAACCTTGTACAAAATGTCATTTGTTTTCTTTGGTCATTGATAA TGATAAAGCTATGGTCCAGAAGTACCCGCGGTGCTCCATGGTGGAGTTATTGGAGTGCCAGCATAACAAACACGATTGGTCCGGCAATGGGAATTGAAGCATTGAAGTACATTAGTTACCCAGCACAG GTCTTAGCGAAATCCTCGAAAATGATTCCAG TGATGCTGATGGGTACTATCGTTTATGGGATTAAATATACTTTTCCTGAGTATGTATGCACCCTTCTTGTTGCTGGAGGTGTGTCAGCATTTGCACTTCTGAAG ACCAGCTCGAAGACCATCAGCAAACTTGCTCACCCAAATGCCCCTCTTGGTTACGGGTTGTGTTTTCTGAACTTAGCATTGGATGGATTCACAAATGCCACTCAGGATTCCATAACAGCAAG GTACCCAAAGACAAGTGCCTGGGATATAATGCTGGGAATGAATCTATGGGGCACCATTTACAATGTCATCTACATGTTTGGTTCGCCATGGGGATCAGGTTTTGAGGCAGTCCACTTCTGCAGGCAGCACCCGGAAGCAGCTTGGGACATCTTCTTGTTCTGCCTTTGCGGCGCGGTGGGCCAGAACTTCATATTTCTGACCATCAGCCGGTTTGGCTCCCTTGCAAACACCACAATAACGACAACCCGCAAGTTTGTGAGCATTGTTGTGTCGTCGCTGTTGAGCGGCAATCCCCTGTCTGCAAAGCAATGGGGGAGCGTCGTCATGGTCTTCAGCGGGCTTTCATATCAGATATATCTCAAGTGGAGGAAGCtgcagaagaagaaaaagaaggccaCATAg